A portion of the Flavobacterium limnophilum genome contains these proteins:
- the mltG gene encoding endolytic transglycosylase MltG, translating to MNLKKIITIASVVLISGLLIYGGIVANQIFSKNTKFSQSEVYVFVPTGSTYEDVKKIIEPFVGNMNRFEMVANKRSYPENVKPGRFLFTKGMNSYELVKAMRSNIPVKLAFNNQERLENFAGRVSSQIEPDSLLLLNTFKDSIFLKENGFTDENVFVMFIPNTYEVYWNISAEKFRDKMIKEYRNFWNKERTEKAAKQGLTPIEATILASIVHKESVKKDERPRIAGVYLNRMRQGMPLQADPTVIFAIKKKDNDFDQVIKRVFYNDLFLNSPYNTYKVIGLPPGPIAMPDITALDAVLNPEKHNFIYFCASVDRFGYHEFAATLEEHNKNAKKYSDWINSQGVTR from the coding sequence TTGAACTTAAAGAAAATCATAACAATAGCATCTGTAGTTCTAATATCGGGATTACTGATTTATGGAGGTATTGTGGCGAATCAAATTTTTTCTAAAAACACCAAGTTTTCACAAAGTGAAGTCTATGTTTTTGTGCCAACAGGATCTACTTATGAAGATGTAAAGAAAATAATTGAACCTTTTGTGGGTAATATGAACCGTTTTGAAATGGTGGCTAACAAAAGAAGCTATCCTGAAAACGTAAAACCGGGGCGTTTTTTATTCACCAAAGGGATGAATAGTTACGAGTTAGTCAAAGCGATGCGAAGTAACATTCCCGTGAAATTGGCTTTCAACAATCAGGAACGTTTGGAAAATTTTGCCGGTCGCGTGAGTTCTCAAATAGAACCGGATAGTTTATTGTTGTTAAATACCTTCAAGGATTCTATATTCTTGAAAGAAAATGGCTTTACCGACGAGAATGTATTTGTAATGTTTATTCCCAATACTTATGAAGTGTATTGGAATATTTCTGCCGAAAAATTCCGTGATAAAATGATCAAGGAATACCGCAATTTCTGGAATAAAGAGCGAACTGAAAAAGCGGCTAAACAAGGATTGACTCCAATTGAAGCAACCATTTTGGCCTCGATTGTGCACAAAGAATCCGTTAAAAAAGACGAAAGACCACGAATTGCAGGGGTTTATTTGAATAGAATGAGACAAGGAATGCCACTTCAAGCTGATCCAACCGTGATATTCGCCATAAAAAAGAAAGACAATGATTTTGATCAAGTAATCAAAAGGGTTTTTTACAACGACTTGTTTTTGAACTCGCCTTATAATACCTATAAAGTGATAGGACTTCCTCCAGGGCCAATTGCAATGCCGGACATTACGGCTTTGGACGCCGTTTTAAATCCCGAAAAACACAACTTTATTTATTTCTGTGCCAGTGTGGACCGTTTTGGTTACCACGAATTTGCTGCCACTTTGGAAGAGCATAACAAAAATGCCAAAAAATATTCCGATTGGATCAACAGTCAAGGCGTAACTAGGTAA
- a CDS encoding DUF2279 domain-containing protein produces MGYKKQCCFLLFFVFQCVVAQNSFDNFFKPSDSLNKKRQNSVFVTETVLASGALIGLNQLWYADYPKSDFHFINDNSEWMQMDKVGHLYSSYQIGRLGAETLNWSGTSKKNQLIYGASLGFVFLTAVEVMDGFSEEWGASMGDVVANATGTALYVSQELIWKEQRIIPKFSFHKTEYSNYRPDLLGSSTQEQILKDYNGQTYWFSANLYSFSKKSKIPKWLNLALGYGAEGLIGENDDKNSVIFPIKPEKHKQFYLSLDLDLTKINTKSHFLKTVFSVLNTVKIPAPTLEYSPQRGFKFYALYF; encoded by the coding sequence TTGGGATATAAAAAACAATGTTGTTTTTTGTTGTTCTTCGTGTTTCAATGTGTTGTTGCGCAAAATTCATTCGATAATTTCTTCAAACCATCCGATTCTTTAAACAAGAAAAGGCAGAATTCCGTATTTGTTACCGAAACAGTTTTGGCTTCTGGTGCCTTGATTGGCTTGAACCAACTTTGGTATGCCGATTATCCCAAATCCGATTTCCATTTTATAAACGACAATTCCGAGTGGATGCAAATGGACAAAGTGGGGCATTTGTATTCTTCCTACCAAATTGGACGATTGGGTGCAGAAACATTGAATTGGAGTGGAACCAGCAAGAAGAATCAATTGATTTATGGAGCCAGTTTAGGATTCGTGTTTTTGACCGCTGTTGAAGTTATGGACGGATTTTCGGAAGAATGGGGAGCATCGATGGGAGATGTTGTTGCCAATGCCACAGGAACAGCTTTGTATGTTTCACAGGAATTGATTTGGAAAGAACAACGCATCATACCAAAATTCTCTTTTCACAAAACAGAATATTCCAATTATAGACCCGATTTATTAGGAAGTTCAACTCAAGAACAAATCCTGAAAGATTACAATGGACAAACGTATTGGTTTTCGGCCAATTTGTATTCTTTTTCCAAAAAATCAAAAATTCCGAAGTGGTTGAACCTTGCTTTGGGTTATGGAGCCGAAGGATTAATAGGTGAAAACGACGATAAAAACTCGGTTATTTTTCCTATAAAACCTGAAAAACACAAACAATTTTACCTAAGTTTGGATTTAGATTTGACAAAAATCAACACAAAATCGCACTTTTTAAAGACCGTTTTTTCGGTTTTAAATACAGTCAAAATCCCTGCCCCGACCCTTGAATACTCGCCTCAGCGGGGATTCAAATTTTATGCCTTGTATTTTTAG
- a CDS encoding peptidoglycan-binding protein LysM, translating to MIKKWSFYTSLTIIIAFLSSGFKAFDIETNQWFLVKDSDATHYLFPSQKQNDYTNLSVPYTGKFFIGYKEAIAFKESQGKYKKVNSLGYMGKYQFGKETLKTVGIHDSGQFLNSPRMQEKAFVALLSKNKSELKDIIEKYEGQIVAGIRVTESGILAAAHLGGVGSVKKFFRNKGNRYYRDAYGTSIRSYMRDFGGYETSGILADANAKVIK from the coding sequence ATGATAAAGAAGTGGTCTTTTTATACAAGTTTGACTATTATTATTGCCTTTTTAAGCTCGGGTTTTAAAGCTTTTGATATAGAAACCAATCAATGGTTTCTTGTGAAGGACTCCGATGCGACACACTACTTATTTCCATCCCAAAAACAAAACGATTATACTAATTTAAGTGTTCCTTATACGGGGAAATTCTTCATTGGTTACAAAGAAGCGATTGCCTTCAAAGAATCACAGGGAAAATACAAAAAAGTTAATTCGTTGGGGTATATGGGTAAATATCAGTTTGGCAAGGAAACCCTGAAAACGGTTGGAATTCACGACAGTGGACAGTTCTTGAATAGCCCAAGAATGCAGGAAAAAGCGTTTGTGGCTCTTTTGTCCAAAAACAAATCAGAGTTAAAAGACATTATCGAAAAATATGAAGGACAAATTGTTGCCGGTATTCGAGTAACTGAATCTGGAATATTGGCTGCGGCACATCTTGGTGGAGTAGGTTCTGTCAAAAAGTTTTTTAGAAACAAAGGGAATCGCTATTATAGGGATGCTTACGGAACATCGATACGAAGTTATATGAGAGATTTTGGAGGTTATGAAACTTCTGGAATTTTAGCCGATGCAAATGCAAAAGTGATTAAATAG
- a CDS encoding BamA/TamA family outer membrane protein, with product MKSIYFFILFSAGTFLMQGQQKISFKDSLDHKLDLSDWVISAKGFIPVPILITEPALGGGGGLMAAVFIKPNTPYLDSIDGKLVKTRVKPNIYGGAGGYTANGTWLVGGFTTGAIKKWRANYRVATGLANVNLNFYRDFPTIGECSFEFNMKTIPFSAYLIKQINRSSWYAGLDYLFLKTELKNTNIDFNTPKEVNSIISRLGLLVDYDKRDNIFTPNKGFLFNSLIGASEDFLGSDYNYVLINSAAFAYLPISNKITSGFRVEYQQIFGDAPFYMLPYVNMRGVPVMRYQGDIVALAETEWRWDFTGRYSLVAFGGLSTAVSKQSNFQDSSWKAAGGMGARYLIARKLKLRMGIDIARGPEEWAYYIVFGTSWTR from the coding sequence ATGAAATCAATTTATTTCTTTATTCTTTTTAGTGCAGGTACTTTTTTAATGCAAGGACAGCAGAAAATATCTTTCAAAGACTCTCTCGATCATAAGTTGGATTTGAGTGATTGGGTTATCAGTGCTAAAGGATTTATTCCCGTACCAATACTTATTACTGAACCGGCTCTTGGGGGGGGTGGAGGGCTTATGGCAGCGGTTTTTATTAAACCAAACACTCCTTATCTTGATTCTATAGATGGAAAACTGGTTAAAACTCGAGTGAAACCCAATATTTATGGTGGCGCTGGTGGTTATACGGCCAATGGTACTTGGCTTGTGGGTGGTTTTACAACTGGTGCCATAAAAAAATGGAGGGCAAATTACCGAGTGGCTACTGGATTGGCAAATGTTAATCTTAATTTTTACAGAGATTTTCCAACTATTGGTGAGTGTTCCTTTGAATTCAACATGAAAACCATACCCTTTAGTGCTTATTTGATTAAGCAAATCAATCGAAGTTCTTGGTATGCTGGCTTGGATTATTTGTTCCTGAAAACGGAACTAAAAAACACCAATATTGATTTTAATACTCCAAAAGAAGTAAATAGCATCATAAGTCGATTGGGCTTATTGGTGGACTATGATAAACGAGACAATATATTTACACCCAATAAAGGATTTCTTTTCAATAGTTTGATTGGCGCTTCAGAAGATTTTTTGGGGAGCGATTATAATTATGTTTTAATTAATTCGGCGGCATTTGCTTACTTGCCAATTTCAAATAAGATCACTTCTGGTTTTAGGGTCGAATACCAGCAAATTTTTGGTGACGCTCCTTTTTATATGCTGCCTTATGTCAATATGAGGGGTGTCCCGGTTATGCGTTATCAAGGCGATATCGTGGCTTTGGCGGAAACCGAATGGAGGTGGGATTTTACTGGTCGATACAGCTTGGTTGCTTTTGGAGGTTTGTCCACTGCTGTTTCTAAACAAAGCAATTTTCAGGATTCTTCATGGAAAGCTGCAGGCGGTATGGGAGCAAGATATCTGATTGCAAGAAAACTTAAATTGCGTATGGGAATTGATATTGCCCGTGGTCCTGAAGAATGGGCATACTACATTGTTTTTGGAACTAGTTGGACTCGTTAA
- a CDS encoding SAM-dependent methyltransferase, translating to MKPSTFLGKLYLIPTTLGEEGNPDDVLPQTIKRSIDFIDDYIVENEKTARKFIKSIQPQKVQATLRLSALNKHTEVSEHAKMLQPCLEGKNVGLMSEAGCPGVADPGAVIVKLAHEKGIQVVPLVGPSSILLAIMASGMNGQSFAFNGYIPIDKAEKKSVLKNLEKLSQDKNQSQIFIETPYRNNKMLEDIVQALNPSTYLCVATDITLPTEFIKTMRAADWKKIKVDLHNRPTIFIIHKM from the coding sequence ATGAAACCAAGTACGTTTTTAGGAAAACTATATTTGATTCCAACTACATTAGGAGAAGAAGGCAATCCCGATGATGTTCTGCCTCAAACCATAAAAAGAAGCATTGATTTTATTGACGATTATATTGTTGAGAACGAAAAAACAGCTCGAAAATTCATAAAAAGCATTCAGCCGCAGAAAGTTCAAGCCACACTCCGATTAAGTGCACTGAACAAACATACCGAAGTCTCGGAACACGCCAAGATGTTGCAACCTTGTTTGGAAGGCAAAAACGTTGGATTAATGAGTGAAGCCGGTTGTCCTGGAGTCGCCGATCCTGGAGCCGTCATTGTAAAATTGGCACATGAAAAAGGAATTCAAGTTGTGCCGCTTGTTGGGCCATCTTCCATTTTATTGGCGATTATGGCCTCTGGAATGAATGGACAAAGTTTTGCTTTCAATGGCTATATTCCAATCGACAAAGCCGAGAAAAAATCGGTTTTGAAAAACTTGGAAAAATTGTCCCAAGACAAAAATCAATCCCAAATATTTATTGAAACCCCTTATCGAAACAATAAAATGCTGGAGGATATTGTTCAGGCATTAAACCCTTCAACTTATCTTTGTGTTGCCACTGACATCACTTTGCCGACAGAATTCATTAAAACAATGCGAGCGGCAGACTGGAAAAAAATCAAGGTGGATTTGCACAACCGTCCCACTATTTTTATCATCCACAAGATGTAA
- a CDS encoding low molecular weight protein-tyrosine-phosphatase, whose product MPIKILMVCLGNICRSPLAEGILASKLPKDKFTVDSAGTGSWHIGRAPDERSIAVAKKNKLDISKQKGRQFTTSDFDAFDYIYVMDNSNYWDVVQLVDNKKQTEKVQLILNELFPNENVDVPDPYFGLPNGFNTVYKMLDEACEVIAKKLIAKHP is encoded by the coding sequence ATGCCCATAAAGATTTTAATGGTTTGTTTAGGCAATATATGCAGGTCTCCATTGGCCGAAGGAATATTGGCTTCAAAACTCCCAAAGGACAAATTTACGGTAGACTCCGCAGGAACAGGCTCTTGGCACATTGGTCGCGCTCCTGATGAACGTTCTATTGCAGTGGCAAAAAAAAACAAACTAGACATTTCAAAACAAAAAGGGAGACAATTCACCACAAGCGATTTTGACGCTTTTGACTATATCTACGTGATGGACAATTCTAATTACTGGGATGTTGTTCAACTTGTGGACAACAAGAAGCAAACAGAAAAAGTGCAACTCATCTTGAATGAATTATTTCCAAATGAAAATGTTGATGTTCCAGATCCTTACTTTGGATTACCCAACGGATTCAATACAGTTTACAAAATGCTTGACGAAGCCTGCGAGGTAATTGCCAAAAAATTGATTGCAAAACACCCCTAA
- the dnaA gene encoding chromosomal replication initiator protein DnaA, which translates to MNKTAQSVWENCLSFIKDNIQDQAYKTWFEPIKSVELTDNALYIQVPSKFFYEWLEEHYVKLLKVALTKELGKNAKLLYKIKMENTYGNKQPFTEQLPSANRAPMKPQDVDAPYKNLNPELRNPFVIPGIRNLKIESQLNPNYSFDNFLEGDSNRLARSAGMAVANKPGGTSFNPLLIFGGVGLGKTHLAHAIGVEIKDKYPEKTVLYISAEIFTQQYIDSVKKNNRNDFIHFYQLIDVLIIDDVQFLSGKSGTQDVFFHIFNYLHQNGKQVILTSDKAPVDMQDIEQRLLSRFKWGLSAELHQPDYETRISILKNILYRDGVEIPEEIIEYVARNIKSNVRELEGAIISLIAQSSFNKKEVTLELAKSVVEKFVKNVKREISIDYIQKIVSDYFQLDVETLQSKTRKRHIVQARQLAMFFAKKFTKASLANIGSQIGDRDHATVLHACKTVDNLVATDKQFKKFVEDINKKLTL; encoded by the coding sequence ATGAACAAGACTGCACAATCAGTATGGGAAAACTGTCTGTCTTTTATAAAAGACAACATTCAAGATCAAGCCTACAAAACTTGGTTTGAACCAATCAAATCAGTTGAACTTACCGACAATGCACTTTATATTCAAGTTCCAAGTAAATTCTTCTACGAATGGCTGGAAGAACACTATGTTAAATTATTAAAGGTAGCATTAACCAAAGAACTAGGAAAAAATGCAAAGTTACTCTATAAAATCAAAATGGAAAACACTTATGGCAATAAACAACCGTTTACGGAACAATTGCCTAGTGCCAATCGTGCCCCGATGAAGCCGCAAGATGTAGATGCTCCATACAAAAACTTAAATCCTGAACTGAGAAATCCGTTTGTGATTCCTGGTATTCGAAATTTGAAAATCGAATCGCAACTGAATCCCAATTACAGTTTCGACAATTTTCTGGAAGGAGATTCTAATAGACTGGCTCGTTCAGCAGGTATGGCCGTAGCCAATAAACCTGGCGGAACTTCATTCAATCCATTGTTGATTTTCGGTGGAGTTGGTCTAGGAAAAACGCATTTGGCTCACGCCATTGGAGTGGAAATCAAAGACAAATATCCCGAAAAAACGGTTCTATATATTTCAGCCGAAATTTTCACGCAACAATATATTGACTCGGTCAAGAAGAACAACAGAAATGATTTCATCCATTTCTACCAATTGATTGACGTTTTAATCATTGACGACGTTCAATTCTTGTCCGGAAAATCAGGAACTCAAGACGTGTTCTTCCACATATTCAATTACTTGCATCAAAACGGAAAACAAGTAATCTTGACTTCAGACAAGGCTCCGGTTGACATGCAAGATATCGAGCAACGTTTGTTGTCCCGTTTCAAATGGGGATTGTCTGCAGAATTGCATCAACCTGATTATGAAACCCGAATTTCAATCTTAAAAAATATTTTATATCGTGATGGAGTAGAGATTCCTGAAGAAATCATTGAATATGTTGCCAGGAACATCAAATCTAACGTAAGAGAACTGGAAGGCGCCATCATTTCCTTGATTGCACAATCTTCTTTCAACAAAAAAGAAGTGACGCTCGAACTAGCCAAAAGCGTCGTAGAAAAGTTCGTCAAAAATGTAAAAAGAGAAATTTCCATCGATTATATTCAAAAAATTGTTTCCGATTATTTTCAATTGGATGTTGAAACCCTTCAATCCAAAACCAGAAAAAGACATATTGTCCAGGCCCGTCAATTAGCCATGTTTTTCGCCAAGAAATTCACGAAAGCTTCATTGGCAAACATCGGTTCTCAAATAGGCGATCGCGATCACGCTACCGTATTACATGCATGCAAAACCGTAGATAATTTGGTAGCCACCGACAAACAATTCAAAAAATTTGTTGAAGACATCAATAAAAAATTAACGTTATAA
- a CDS encoding acyl-CoA thioesterase, with product MNYHQIQIRVRYSETDQMRVVYHGNYAQYFEVGRVEWLRNKGISYKWMEENGIMLPVVSLTINYKKPARYDELLTLKTILKKLTSVKIEFDYELYNEGGELLTTGNSVLVFVNMKTGRPMAPPLYLLELLNRME from the coding sequence ATGAATTATCACCAAATCCAAATCCGTGTCCGCTATTCAGAAACCGACCAAATGAGGGTCGTTTATCACGGAAATTATGCTCAATATTTTGAAGTTGGAAGGGTTGAATGGCTAAGAAACAAAGGGATTTCGTATAAATGGATGGAGGAAAACGGAATTATGCTTCCCGTGGTTTCCTTGACCATAAATTACAAGAAACCGGCTCGTTATGATGAACTTTTGACTTTGAAAACCATCTTGAAAAAACTGACGTCCGTCAAGATTGAATTTGACTATGAACTCTATAACGAAGGAGGTGAGTTATTAACAACTGGCAACTCGGTTTTGGTTTTTGTGAACATGAAAACAGGTAGACCGATGGCTCCTCCATTATATCTTTTGGAACTTTTAAATAGAATGGAATAG
- a CDS encoding IMPACT family protein, with translation MKDTYKTIAYPSPEILLKEKSSKFFGYAFPIESEDEVKPIIEGLRKQHPHAVHYCYAYQIGTEKIVYRANDDGEPSNSAGAPIYGQIQSFGITNTLIVVVRIFGGIKLGVGGLITAYKTAAQMTLEISEIIEKTIDVHYLVTFDYKNINKVMRIVKEKNVEIVSQKMEMSCEIEIVTRKKNAEMVFDIFNSMFEIEIKPL, from the coding sequence TTGAAAGATACCTATAAAACTATTGCTTACCCTTCGCCAGAGATTCTACTTAAAGAAAAAAGCAGCAAATTCTTTGGCTATGCCTTCCCCATTGAGTCTGAAGATGAAGTAAAACCCATCATTGAAGGTTTACGCAAACAACATCCCCATGCGGTTCATTATTGTTATGCATATCAAATTGGGACAGAAAAAATAGTTTACAGGGCAAACGACGATGGAGAACCAAGTAACAGCGCAGGAGCCCCTATTTATGGTCAAATCCAGTCCTTTGGCATTACAAACACTCTAATTGTAGTTGTCCGAATTTTTGGAGGCATAAAATTAGGCGTTGGCGGATTGATTACTGCCTATAAAACTGCCGCCCAAATGACTCTCGAAATATCGGAAATTATCGAAAAAACAATCGATGTTCATTATTTGGTTACATTCGACTACAAGAACATTAATAAAGTGATGCGCATTGTTAAGGAAAAAAATGTGGAAATTGTATCCCAAAAAATGGAAATGAGTTGCGAAATCGAGATTGTGACCCGAAAAAAAAATGCCGAAATGGTATTCGACATTTTTAATTCGATGTTTGAAATCGAAATAAAACCGCTCTGA
- a CDS encoding HAD family hydrolase, which yields MINTIIFDFGDIFINLDKQATIDALKKLGLKEWNKDLDQLNIQFEKGQISREDFVLGFQKQMPNASIDEILEAWNAVLLDFPLYRLEFLQKLSKKYRLFLLSNTDSIHIDTFEKENGTSFYSDFYQCFEKVYFSFEMGMRKPDAEIYDYLIKNHELLEKHTLFVDDKKENTDAALALGLHVWNLQVGQEDVVDLFTKIDLPL from the coding sequence ATGATTAACACCATCATTTTTGATTTTGGAGACATTTTCATCAATTTGGATAAACAAGCCACCATTGATGCCCTTAAAAAATTAGGTTTAAAGGAATGGAATAAGGATTTAGATCAATTAAACATACAATTTGAAAAAGGCCAAATCTCGAGAGAAGATTTCGTGCTTGGCTTTCAAAAACAGATGCCAAATGCTTCCATTGACGAAATTTTAGAAGCTTGGAACGCCGTTCTTCTGGATTTTCCATTGTATCGATTGGAATTTCTGCAAAAACTTTCGAAAAAATACCGCTTGTTTTTATTGAGCAATACTGATTCCATTCATATAGATACTTTCGAAAAAGAAAACGGAACTTCATTTTATAGTGATTTTTACCAATGTTTTGAAAAAGTATATTTTTCGTTTGAAATGGGGATGCGAAAACCTGATGCCGAAATTTATGATTACCTCATCAAGAACCATGAATTACTAGAAAAACACACTTTATTTGTTGACGACAAAAAAGAAAATACCGATGCTGCGCTAGCCTTGGGTCTTCATGTCTGGAATTTACAAGTAGGACAGGAAGATGTCGTGGATTTGTTTACAAAAATAGATTTACCGCTTTGA
- the ribD gene encoding bifunctional diaminohydroxyphosphoribosylaminopyrimidine deaminase/5-amino-6-(5-phosphoribosylamino)uracil reductase RibD, with product MKTNEKYIRRCIELAKNGLGTTYPNPMVGSVIVCDGKIIGEGWHKKSGEPHAEVNAVNAVKDKSLLKKSTIYVSLEPCSHFGKTPPCCDLIIENKIPNVVIGTVDPNIKVAGNGIKKLLEAGANVTVGILETECNELNKRFFTFHEKKRPYIILKWAESQDGFIAPLTKQEQKPVWITNEFSRQLVHKWRSEEQAILVGTQTVIDDNPKLDTRDWSGNNPVRIVLDQHNRIPKDSRIFNNQAKTIVLTNSSNTINEENIIFEIIDFKQNVASQIADFLYRHQIQSVIVEGGRQTLQTFIDENLWDEARLFVGNNSFKKGIKAPIIALKNSIKQTIGNDTVIISRNHD from the coding sequence GTGAAAACAAATGAGAAATACATCCGCCGCTGCATCGAATTGGCCAAAAATGGCTTGGGAACCACTTACCCAAATCCAATGGTGGGAAGCGTTATTGTTTGCGACGGAAAAATCATTGGCGAAGGCTGGCACAAAAAATCGGGCGAACCCCACGCCGAAGTGAATGCCGTGAATGCTGTAAAAGACAAATCGCTATTGAAAAAATCGACCATTTACGTGAGTCTGGAACCTTGCAGCCATTTCGGAAAAACACCGCCTTGTTGCGATTTGATTATCGAAAACAAGATTCCAAATGTAGTTATCGGAACGGTTGACCCCAACATAAAAGTGGCTGGAAACGGCATCAAAAAATTATTGGAAGCGGGTGCCAATGTCACTGTAGGCATTCTCGAAACGGAATGCAACGAACTCAACAAACGCTTTTTTACTTTCCACGAAAAGAAAAGACCTTACATCATCTTGAAATGGGCCGAGAGCCAGGATGGTTTTATTGCACCTTTGACAAAACAGGAACAAAAACCAGTTTGGATAACCAATGAATTTTCGCGACAATTGGTACACAAATGGCGAAGCGAAGAGCAAGCCATTTTAGTGGGAACGCAAACCGTTATTGATGATAATCCAAAATTAGATACCAGAGATTGGTCTGGAAATAATCCTGTTCGAATTGTTTTAGATCAACATAACAGGATTCCAAAAGACAGCCGCATCTTTAACAATCAAGCCAAAACCATTGTTTTAACAAATTCTTCAAATACAATTAACGAAGAAAACATTATCTTTGAAATCATCGATTTTAAACAAAATGTAGCTAGTCAAATAGCTGACTTCTTGTACAGACACCAAATTCAATCCGTTATCGTAGAGGGCGGCCGACAAACATTACAGACTTTTATTGACGAAAACCTTTGGGATGAAGCTCGCCTATTCGTTGGAAACAATTCCTTCAAAAAGGGAATCAAAGCACCAATTATCGCTTTAAAAAACAGCATCAAACAGACTATTGGAAACGACACAGTCATAATATCTAGAAACCATGATTAA
- a CDS encoding abortive infection system antitoxin AbiGi family protein yields MTSKKDVTVEREFNQKKINHIFHYTDNFDILLKILRNGFAPSYCAEKINDVEYYIPMVSFCNIPLRDVDLYMRYGKYGIGMSLEWALKNSISPVVYIHETTPFKDFYLNMNKIHFDKMLNEIFENEKIENLENKIQNLDYSQYDLMLNRINDITIPAVQFFKNWKTFYKGQKIITYQEREWRFIPKLENEKRIITKTDNEFIELENKNFRKKPHLPNYAADLINIENIRYILIKNEAQREKVIGVLNRKFGEENVIESILSGKLMIIKEDLIHNDF; encoded by the coding sequence ATGACTTCAAAAAAAGATGTAACTGTCGAAAGAGAATTTAATCAAAAAAAGATAAATCATATTTTTCACTATACTGATAATTTTGATATTTTACTTAAAATCTTAAGAAATGGTTTCGCACCATCTTATTGTGCAGAAAAAATTAATGATGTCGAATATTATATTCCAATGGTAAGCTTCTGCAATATTCCACTTCGAGATGTTGATTTATATATGCGATATGGAAAATATGGAATTGGAATGAGTTTAGAATGGGCATTAAAAAATTCTATTTCACCTGTAGTCTATATTCACGAAACAACTCCTTTCAAAGATTTTTATCTTAATATGAATAAGATTCATTTTGATAAGATGCTTAATGAAATCTTTGAGAATGAAAAAATTGAGAATTTGGAAAATAAGATTCAGAATTTGGATTATTCACAATATGATTTAATGCTCAATAGAATTAATGATATTACTATACCTGCAGTTCAATTCTTTAAAAATTGGAAAACATTTTATAAAGGACAAAAAATTATTACTTATCAAGAAAGAGAATGGAGATTCATTCCTAAATTAGAAAATGAAAAAAGAATAATTACAAAAACTGATAATGAGTTTATAGAATTAGAAAACAAAAATTTTAGAAAAAAACCTCATTTACCTAATTATGCTGCCGACCTAATTAACATCGAAAATATTCGGTACATATTAATAAAAAATGAAGCTCAACGAGAAAAAGTAATTGGAGTTTTAAATAGAAAATTTGGAGAAGAAAATGTAATTGAATCTATATTATCAGGGAAATTAATGATTATAAAAGAAGATCTAATTCATAATGACTTCTAA
- a CDS encoding GNAT family N-acetyltransferase, giving the protein MENWSIRKIEKKDNQAVAQLIRAVFDELNIAKVGTAYADPYLDLMFEEYNKPKSVYFVVENNGKIIGGAGVAPLENEAETICELQKMYFLPEARGLGIGSQMMENCLKAAKDFGFYNCYLETMPFMHDAQKLYKKAGFNYICSPMGSTGHVSCPVWMLKEL; this is encoded by the coding sequence ATGGAAAATTGGAGTATTCGAAAAATAGAAAAGAAAGACAATCAAGCGGTTGCCCAATTAATACGCGCTGTTTTTGACGAATTGAATATCGCAAAAGTGGGGACTGCTTATGCCGATCCGTATCTGGATTTGATGTTTGAGGAATACAACAAGCCCAAATCAGTTTATTTTGTGGTCGAAAATAATGGTAAAATAATCGGTGGAGCTGGAGTCGCACCATTGGAAAACGAAGCCGAAACCATTTGTGAATTGCAAAAAATGTATTTCTTGCCGGAAGCTCGTGGTTTGGGAATTGGTAGCCAAATGATGGAGAACTGTTTGAAAGCAGCCAAGGATTTTGGTTTCTACAACTGTTATCTCGAAACAATGCCTTTTATGCATGATGCCCAGAAATTATACAAGAAAGCTGGTTTTAATTACATTTGTTCGCCAATGGGAAGTACGGGTCACGTTTCTTGCCCGGTGTGGATGTTGAAAGAATTATGA